In the genome of Limnobaculum zhutongyuii, one region contains:
- a CDS encoding VENN motif pre-toxin domain-containing protein — translation MQWAAAASAPYLAQGVKALTEGPEMKDKAINAIAHAIIGAAVAQASGNSAASGAIGAASGELMAQLITEKLYDGRKPEDLTEAERQTVAALAMIASGAIGGVAGDSTESMATAAGAGYNAAVNNHLTTGEKQVLDRKEKEYASACQGGNAGSGACQELKQDIDKLRDKGSSIDKVEENEFGPDFQLAGTEQIEHKPGDIVSCVNSGNGFCVVTEQSTNNGKEWVLAEANEVQAIAAKHQNGSSEDFIKELGAAYFNAGCGLPGGASAICKTYSAAGGANPIDGKVPTDGERLLWAMDAATNAAGTVWSVNQLRITPNTLDYRASLANHLANFDGFTQKTGIKGAHNADSFYAAASQYNVKIISEIPGNVKGITQVTYQIPAYDRAGNIIGYKAAELPKTIYDPKVFTDQKMLDLGKRASAIGYKNAMASSNGTANVIVEGVTFRIYVDKATSVVRNFHPQ, via the coding sequence TTGCAATGGGCGGCGGCGGCTTCGGCTCCTTATCTGGCTCAGGGCGTGAAAGCGCTAACCGAAGGGCCGGAGATGAAGGACAAGGCCATTAACGCGATAGCGCATGCGATTATTGGTGCGGCAGTGGCTCAGGCCAGCGGTAACAGCGCAGCTTCCGGGGCTATTGGTGCTGCAAGCGGTGAGCTGATGGCGCAGTTAATTACCGAGAAGTTGTACGATGGTAGAAAACCGGAAGACTTGACGGAAGCGGAACGCCAGACGGTGGCAGCACTGGCAATGATAGCGTCGGGTGCAATTGGCGGGGTGGCTGGGGATAGTACGGAATCTATGGCAACGGCGGCCGGGGCGGGGTATAACGCGGCAGTGAATAACCACCTGACAACAGGTGAAAAACAGGTTCTTGATCGTAAAGAGAAGGAATACGCCTCAGCCTGTCAGGGTGGTAATGCAGGAAGTGGTGCCTGTCAGGAACTGAAACAAGATATTGATAAGCTGAGAGACAAAGGCAGTAGTATTGATAAAGTGGAAGAGAATGAGTTTGGCCCTGATTTTCAACTTGCAGGTACGGAGCAAATTGAGCACAAGCCGGGGGATATTGTTAGTTGTGTAAACTCCGGGAATGGTTTTTGTGTTGTTACCGAGCAGTCAACCAACAACGGTAAAGAATGGGTTTTAGCTGAGGCTAATGAAGTTCAGGCTATTGCAGCCAAACATCAAAATGGCAGTTCGGAAGACTTTATTAAAGAGCTGGGTGCGGCTTATTTTAATGCGGGGTGTGGATTGCCGGGTGGTGCTTCTGCAATATGTAAGACGTATTCTGCTGCCGGTGGTGCCAATCCGATTGATGGTAAAGTTCCTACGGATGGGGAGCGGTTGTTATGGGCGATGGATGCGGCAACAAATGCAGCAGGAACGGTGTGGTCAGTTAACCAATTACGTATTACTCCTAATACCTTGGATTATCGGGCTAGTTTAGCTAATCATCTGGCGAATTTTGATGGTTTTACGCAAAAAACGGGAATTAAAGGGGCTCATAATGCTGATTCATTCTATGCTGCTGCAAGTCAATATAATGTTAAGATAATCAGTGAAATACCTGGAAACGTTAAAGGTATTACTCAAGTTACATATCAAATTCCAGCATATGATCGAGCAGGTAATATTATAGGATATAAAGCCGCTGAATTGCCTAAAACAATTTATGATCCTAAAGTCTTTACAGATCAGAAAATGTTGGATTTAGGGAAAAGGGCATCTGCTATTGGTTATAAAAATGCTATGGCTAGCAGTAATGGTACAGCGAATGTCATAGTTGAAGGTGTGACTTTTAGGATTTATGTAGACAAAGCCACTAGTGTTGTACGTAATTTCCATCCTCAATAG
- the cdiI gene encoding ribonuclease toxin immunity protein CdiI: MKSLFKQIGNLSREERIITAYFDIIFGDGYFLKAVGYLVEKVSFHVDGAYCTFPDMNSYYEEEHFEGVEFAYGYPPEEEDTIIVSEDTCFRYTRLACEKYLQLHPEDTEKVNALLAQLP, encoded by the coding sequence ATGAAATCATTATTTAAACAAATTGGCAATTTATCTAGAGAAGAAAGAATAATTACTGCTTATTTTGATATTATATTCGGGGATGGATACTTCTTAAAAGCCGTAGGTTATTTAGTTGAGAAGGTTAGTTTTCATGTAGATGGCGCCTATTGTACTTTTCCTGACATGAATAGTTATTATGAAGAAGAACATTTTGAAGGGGTTGAGTTTGCTTACGGTTATCCTCCTGAAGAAGAAGATACGATCATCGTAAGCGAAGATACTTGTTTTAGGTATACTCGGCTGGCTTGCGAAAAATACCTTCAGCTACATCCTGAAGATACTGAAAAAGTTAATGCGCTACTTGCCCAACTGCCATAA
- a CDS encoding CdiA family toxin C-terminal domain-containing protein has protein sequence MKIIDEIESDVKGIREVQYKIPSYDRVGNITGYKDKIFVKTIYDPKVFTDQQILDLGKQAASNGYKAAIKSRQREYTAIAGGIKFQIYLDLRTGVIENFHPVANL, from the coding sequence ATGAAAATTATCGATGAAATTGAAAGTGATGTGAAGGGTATAAGAGAGGTTCAATATAAAATACCATCTTACGATCGTGTCGGAAATATTACAGGTTACAAAGACAAAATATTTGTTAAGACAATCTATGACCCCAAAGTTTTTACTGACCAACAAATATTGGATTTGGGGAAACAGGCTGCAAGCAATGGGTATAAAGCAGCTATTAAATCAAGACAACGAGAATACACAGCAATAGCTGGTGGGATAAAGTTTCAGATTTATTTGGATCTGAGAACAGGAGTGATTGAAAATTTTCATCCGGTGGCTAATTTATGA
- the cdiI gene encoding ribonuclease toxin immunity protein CdiI yields the protein MNEYIFESIDYKNDPEWVVKYYFNSMHLQGKFIFMLPYLLNKVGCCVNEAYCSFPDFEDPDPECYFEGMMFGVWGGEVIVSESVGFNYARLACEKYLQLYPEDTEKVNTLLVQLP from the coding sequence ATGAACGAATATATCTTTGAGAGTATAGATTATAAGAATGATCCTGAGTGGGTTGTTAAATATTATTTTAATTCAATGCATTTACAGGGGAAATTCATTTTTATGTTGCCGTACCTTTTAAATAAGGTTGGTTGTTGTGTTAATGAAGCGTATTGTTCATTTCCTGATTTTGAGGATCCTGATCCTGAATGTTATTTCGAAGGGATGATGTTTGGAGTTTGGGGTGGAGAAGTTATTGTTTCTGAATCTGTGGGTTTTAACTATGCTCGTTTAGCTTGTGAAAAGTATCTTCAGTTGTATCCGGAAGATACTGAAAAAGTTAATACTTTACTTGTTCAATTGCCATAA
- a CDS encoding CPCC family cysteine-rich protein, with translation MISDELYSCPCCGAKVIDELGCYEICPVCDWENDPVQSSDPEYAGGANEMSLNSAKKIYNKLK, from the coding sequence ATGATAAGTGATGAATTGTATAGCTGTCCTTGTTGCGGGGCTAAAGTTATAGATGAGCTAGGATGTTATGAAATATGCCCAGTATGTGATTGGGAAAATGATCCCGTGCAGTCATCTGATCCTGAATATGCTGGAGGAGCTAATGAAATGAGTTTAAATTCTGCCAAAAAGATATACAACAAATTAAAATAG